Proteins encoded by one window of Lepeophtheirus salmonis chromosome 3, UVic_Lsal_1.4, whole genome shotgun sequence:
- the Pburs gene encoding partner of bursicon, with product MVNTPTLSKSSVLYISFLLLLVGESLCYRKLESACETLPSDIHIVKEEFDQISNLVRTCEANVAVNKCEGACVSSIKPSALSKSGFTKDCNCCKESGYRQRSIELNNCFDPNGVRLGGTQGQMSVSINEPMNCKCNACGV from the exons ATGGTGAACACTCCTACTTTGTCTAAATCCTCTGTCCTTTACATTTCATTCCTCCTTCTTTTGGTGGGCGAATCCCTCTGCTATAGGAAGCTAGAGTCTGCCTGTGAGACTCTTCCATCGGATATCCACATTGTCAAAG AGGAATTTGACCAAATATCTAATCTGGTTCGTACATGTGAGGCCAATGTTGCGGTGAATAAATGCGAGGGCGCCTGTGTATCCAGCATCAAACCCTCAGCGCTCTCTAAAAGTGGATTTACAAAGGATTGTAATTGTTGTAAGGAGTCTGGCTACCGACAGCGTAGTATTGAATTGAATAACTGCTTCGATCCTAATGGAGTCCGCCTGGGTGGGACTCAAGGGCAGATGTCTGTGAGCATTAATGAGCCGATGAACTGCAAATGCAATGCTTGTGGTGTATAG